From a region of the Paeniglutamicibacter cryotolerans genome:
- a CDS encoding MFS transporter: MDFEYWSFALALLLNGIGMGLFAAPNRAGIMNSLPPNRRGVGGGMSTTFQNSAMVLSIGVFFSLMITGLARTLPATLASGLTAHGVSALDAERVAGLPPVSVLFASLLGYNPVQTLLGPVALAKLPTADAQYLTGRGFFPTLISGPFADGLAVAFDFAIIACLVAAVASALRGGKYAYGDEATVPASPGPSLAGTVPSDQVKEAPRSATPGSRQRPTSNDGPTSEMGDSAR; the protein is encoded by the coding sequence GTGGATTTCGAGTATTGGAGCTTTGCGCTTGCCCTGCTGCTCAACGGCATAGGGATGGGCCTCTTCGCCGCGCCGAACCGCGCGGGCATCATGAACAGCCTGCCACCGAACCGGCGGGGTGTCGGTGGTGGCATGAGTACCACCTTCCAGAACTCCGCCATGGTCCTGTCCATCGGCGTCTTCTTTTCCCTGATGATCACCGGACTGGCCCGGACCTTGCCGGCCACGTTAGCCTCGGGCCTCACCGCGCACGGGGTCAGTGCTCTCGATGCGGAGCGGGTGGCCGGCCTGCCACCGGTATCGGTGTTATTTGCGTCCCTACTTGGTTACAACCCGGTGCAAACGCTTCTGGGACCCGTCGCCCTGGCCAAGCTTCCGACCGCTGATGCCCAATACCTCACAGGCCGCGGATTCTTCCCGACGCTCATCTCGGGCCCCTTCGCAGACGGGCTGGCCGTAGCCTTCGACTTTGCGATCATTGCCTGTCTTGTCGCAGCCGTAGCCTCGGCGCTGCGTGGGGGGAAATATGCCTATGGCGATGAGGCCACCGTGCCGGCAAGTCCTGGCCCCTCGTTAGCGGGAACCGTGCCCTCTGATCAGGTCAAGGAAGCCCCGCGATCTGCCACCCCGGGAAGCCGCCAGCGCCCGACCTCGAATGACGGACCCACTTCCGAAATGGGCGATTCCGCACGATGA
- a CDS encoding ArsR/SmtB family transcription factor, giving the protein MPIPVATETNEKNLAVSARYTNTPCCIPFQGQVPLLAGEAEALAARFKALADPNRLRILSIVSSSPTAETCVCDLSEPLSLGQPTVSHHLKILVEAGLLNREKRGVWAYYSLVPGALDSLAATLVTK; this is encoded by the coding sequence ATGCCTATACCTGTGGCCACGGAAACCAACGAGAAGAATCTCGCGGTTTCGGCCAGATACACGAATACCCCGTGCTGCATTCCCTTCCAGGGGCAGGTCCCGCTGCTCGCTGGGGAGGCCGAAGCCCTAGCCGCCCGTTTCAAGGCTCTGGCCGATCCCAACCGCTTGCGAATCCTGTCCATCGTCTCGTCCAGCCCCACAGCGGAAACCTGCGTGTGCGACCTGTCCGAGCCGCTAAGCCTGGGCCAGCCCACGGTTTCACACCACCTGAAAATCCTGGTGGAAGCGGGACTGCTCAACCGCGAAAAGCGGGGGGTTTGGGCCTACTACTCACTGGTCCCGGGAGCATTGGACAGCCTTGCCGCAACGCTGGTCACGAAGTAG
- the arsB gene encoding ACR3 family arsenite efflux transporter — MTPTANPADTGHITSKLSTLDRFLLVWILAAMALGLGLGRLIPGLGQALDSLKVAGVSLPIALGLLVMMYPVLAKVRYNETGRVIRDRKLMITSLIINWLLAPAFMFALAWIFLPDLPEYRTGLIIVGLARCIAMVLIWNDLACGDGEAAAVLVALNSVFQVVAFGLLGWFYLQVLPGWLGLPTTSAEFTIWSITLSVLVFLGIPLIAGFLTRSLGEKAKGRDWYEGTFLPKLGPWALYGLLFTIVILFALQGDAIIAKPLDVARIALPLLAYFTVVFSASMLIGLSFGMGYPRTTTLAFTAAGNNFELAIAVAIATFGVTSGQALAGVVGPLIEVPVLVALVYVSLWSRKFFSNATTQKVTS; from the coding sequence GTGACGCCCACCGCCAACCCCGCAGACACCGGACACATCACCTCCAAGCTATCCACGCTTGATCGCTTCCTTCTTGTCTGGATCCTGGCGGCCATGGCCCTGGGCCTCGGGTTAGGGCGCCTCATCCCCGGACTCGGCCAGGCGCTGGATTCCCTCAAGGTCGCTGGAGTCTCCCTGCCCATCGCACTGGGCCTGCTGGTCATGATGTACCCGGTACTGGCAAAGGTCCGCTACAACGAAACCGGACGTGTTATCAGGGACAGGAAATTGATGATCACCTCCCTGATCATCAATTGGCTCTTGGCCCCCGCATTCATGTTCGCCCTGGCCTGGATTTTCCTTCCGGACCTACCCGAGTATCGGACCGGATTGATCATCGTGGGCCTGGCCCGCTGTATCGCAATGGTTCTCATCTGGAACGATTTGGCCTGCGGTGATGGAGAAGCCGCGGCCGTACTGGTAGCCCTCAACTCGGTTTTCCAAGTAGTAGCCTTCGGGCTGCTCGGATGGTTTTACCTCCAGGTACTTCCCGGCTGGCTCGGTCTACCGACCACCAGCGCCGAATTCACCATCTGGTCCATCACCCTCTCGGTCCTGGTATTTCTCGGTATCCCGCTGATCGCCGGGTTCCTCACCCGAAGCCTTGGCGAAAAGGCCAAGGGGCGCGACTGGTACGAGGGCACGTTCCTGCCGAAGCTTGGCCCATGGGCGCTCTACGGATTGCTGTTCACCATCGTGATCCTCTTTGCGCTGCAGGGCGACGCCATTATCGCCAAGCCGCTGGACGTCGCACGCATCGCACTTCCACTGTTAGCCTATTTCACCGTGGTCTTCAGCGCTTCAATGCTCATCGGCCTGTCCTTCGGCATGGGATACCCACGCACCACCACCCTCGCGTTCACCGCCGCAGGGAACAACTTCGAACTGGCCATCGCGGTGGCCATCGCGACCTTCGGCGTTACCAGCGGCCAAGCCCTGGCCGGCGTCGTCGGCCCACTCATCGAGGTTCCCGTTCTCGTGGCCTTGGTCTATGTATCGCTTTGGTCTCGCAAATTCTTCAGTAACGCCACCACGCAGAAGGTCACATCATGA
- a CDS encoding arsenate reductase ArsC, producing the protein MNTTAPEPSTPKPSVLFVCVHNSGRSQMAAAFLNSLSAGRIEVRSAGSAPADTVNPSAVDAMNEVGIYISTVSPKLLTTEAVKGSDVVITMGCGDTCPIFPGKRYEDWKLDDPAGQCVGAVRPIRDEIRSRIEALVAELLPATS; encoded by the coding sequence ATGAACACCACGGCTCCTGAACCCTCAACACCAAAGCCCTCGGTCCTGTTTGTCTGCGTCCACAACTCCGGACGCTCCCAAATGGCTGCTGCCTTCCTGAATAGCCTCTCGGCCGGACGGATCGAAGTTCGCTCCGCAGGCTCGGCCCCGGCAGACACCGTGAACCCCTCCGCCGTCGACGCGATGAACGAGGTGGGCATCTACATATCCACAGTGTCCCCCAAGCTCTTGACCACCGAGGCGGTCAAGGGATCCGATGTGGTGATCACCATGGGCTGCGGGGATACCTGCCCGATCTTCCCGGGTAAACGCTACGAGGACTGGAAGCTCGATGACCCCGCGGGTCAATGCGTGGGTGCGGTGCGCCCGATCCGGGATGAAATCCGTTCACGCATTGAAGCTCTGGTGGCCGAACTGCTTCCCGCCACCAGCTGA
- a CDS encoding DUF427 domain-containing protein, whose protein sequence is MIADTTDAVRVLETSHPPVYYLPLDSFPAGALIAVQGTSFCEFKGAAHYFDVVAGGIVAPRAAWIYLEPAHGFEELSTRVALYPSHMDSCEINGEQVTAQKGDFYGGWITTQIVGPFKGGPGTAGW, encoded by the coding sequence GTGATTGCCGATACCACCGATGCAGTGCGCGTCCTAGAGACGAGTCATCCGCCGGTCTACTACTTGCCGTTGGACTCGTTCCCCGCCGGTGCACTCATTGCGGTTCAAGGAACCAGTTTCTGCGAGTTCAAAGGAGCAGCGCACTACTTCGACGTCGTTGCCGGCGGAATCGTTGCGCCCCGAGCCGCGTGGATCTACCTGGAACCCGCCCACGGTTTCGAGGAGCTCAGCACCCGAGTGGCCCTCTACCCAAGTCATATGGATTCCTGCGAAATCAACGGTGAACAGGTGACCGCTCAGAAAGGCGACTTCTACGGCGGTTGGATCACCACGCAGATCGTTGGACCGTTCAAGGGCGGCCCGGGCACGGCCGGGTGGTGA
- a CDS encoding IS1380 family transposase, which produces MASLRGKKKTPKTGKKRQRARRVRIGTPDPRLTPSAGIEALREADRVLGLKDSLEAGIGAVKQRNRGLSGGELLLSMASAQLAGEDFFVGLDRRRRDVAGQELEPVPTPPSTTAYGIAKRFGPHQLAGIEAGVASINTTMLGLLSLPRRSSLLKVATIDGDATDIEVYGRSKEKAAHAYTGALTLRSHIGFWAEAGIPLAAELMGGTEDPRANAVDILDRSIAGLPEGVQQIRCRWDAGYFAGNLAKACLERNVEFAIGAKRTGKVMAAAAGLGRYTWIPTIGMENTEIAVIDYLPGNWPKDENITCIARRTRVAAGKIPTARARKRRTISKHQLALALEGRIDEVDSYSFILTNMDLSTEEKLAEVEFWYRHRTDIEELNKNAKHGTAMRHLPSSSFSANSVWMWAGLLGCAISAWIQEITGSDHGNGRGRRTVKTIRRELFAIPGRITRGAGITYLRLPPGENLLTRVLPKLQELPSPH; this is translated from the coding sequence GTGGCAAGCTTACGCGGCAAAAAGAAGACCCCCAAAACCGGGAAAAAGCGCCAACGCGCACGACGGGTCCGCATCGGAACCCCGGACCCCCGACTGACCCCCTCCGCTGGCATAGAAGCCCTACGAGAGGCCGACCGAGTCCTCGGGCTCAAGGACTCACTGGAAGCCGGGATCGGTGCGGTGAAACAACGAAACCGGGGACTCTCAGGCGGGGAACTACTCCTCTCCATGGCCTCGGCACAGTTGGCCGGGGAAGACTTCTTCGTGGGCTTGGACCGCAGAAGGCGGGACGTCGCGGGCCAGGAACTGGAACCGGTGCCCACCCCTCCCTCCACCACCGCCTACGGAATCGCCAAACGCTTCGGACCCCACCAGCTGGCTGGTATCGAAGCGGGTGTTGCCTCCATCAACACCACGATGCTGGGCCTGCTGTCGCTGCCCAGGCGCAGCAGCCTGCTCAAGGTCGCGACCATCGACGGGGACGCCACCGACATCGAGGTCTACGGGCGTTCCAAGGAAAAAGCCGCCCACGCCTACACCGGCGCCCTGACCCTGCGCTCCCACATCGGATTCTGGGCCGAGGCCGGGATCCCTTTGGCCGCCGAACTCATGGGCGGAACCGAAGACCCACGCGCCAACGCCGTGGACATCCTGGACCGATCCATCGCCGGGCTGCCGGAGGGCGTGCAGCAGATCCGCTGCCGTTGGGACGCCGGATACTTCGCCGGGAACCTGGCGAAGGCCTGCCTGGAACGCAACGTGGAATTTGCCATCGGCGCCAAGCGCACCGGCAAGGTCATGGCCGCTGCCGCGGGACTGGGCCGCTACACCTGGATCCCGACCATCGGCATGGAAAACACCGAAATCGCTGTCATCGACTACCTGCCCGGCAACTGGCCCAAAGACGAAAACATTACCTGTATCGCCCGGCGCACCCGCGTGGCCGCAGGCAAGATCCCCACTGCCAGGGCCCGCAAGCGACGCACCATATCCAAGCACCAGCTCGCCCTCGCCTTGGAAGGACGCATCGACGAAGTCGACTCCTATTCCTTCATCCTCACCAACATGGACCTCAGCACCGAGGAGAAGCTGGCGGAGGTTGAATTCTGGTACCGGCACCGCACCGATATCGAGGAACTGAACAAGAACGCCAAGCACGGCACCGCTATGCGCCATTTGCCATCATCTTCTTTTTCAGCCAACAGTGTGTGGATGTGGGCGGGGCTGTTGGGGTGCGCGATCAGCGCTTGGATCCAGGAAATCACCGGGAGCGACCACGGCAACGGACGCGGGCGGCGCACCGTCAAGACGATACGTCGGGAGCTGTTCGCGATCCCCGGGAGGATCACCCGCGGGGCCGGGATTACATACCTGCGCTTGCCGCCCGGTGAAAACCTGCTCACGCGCGTCCTGCCGAAACTACAAGAATTACCGTCCCCCCACTGA
- a CDS encoding GNAT family N-acetyltransferase produces MASPSARWVTVARITSVGWRRPKPKLLPAGDCKSSAMVSSLPESAAEHETRFHASLGAVICGALAWNSMRSGRYGCQRQAVTLFSFVEQGTMTWLVFRSSPSRWTGPRVPNRFSTHVSMIPVAGSSLPSLAPESSVGPILTGTRMPRTRRRLVPNVGGLSVHPDDHRRGIGAALTLTRLEWIWRQAGQAFYIANLRNTASRDLHPALGFTELTRAATLHGLQFDGGVGVLFRASRSEASTGMPALSA; encoded by the coding sequence ATGGCTTCACCCTCAGCCCGCTGGGTCACGGTAGCCCGGATTACGTCAGTGGGCTGGCGCCGTCCGAAGCCGAAACTACTACCTGCGGGGGACTGCAAAAGTTCTGCCATGGTTTCGAGTCTCCCCGAGAGCGCCGCTGAGCACGAAACCCGTTTCCATGCCAGCCTTGGGGCAGTGATTTGCGGCGCATTGGCATGGAATTCGATGAGATCGGGTAGGTATGGATGTCAAAGACAGGCGGTGACACTGTTCAGCTTCGTGGAGCAAGGCACGATGACGTGGCTGGTATTCAGGAGTTCTCCTTCCAGATGGACCGGCCCGCGGGTTCCGAATCGTTTCTCCACTCATGTATCGATGATCCCGGTCGCCGGATCATCGTTGCCATCGTTGGCGCCCGAATCGTCGGTTGGGCCAATCCTCACTGGTACGAGAATGCCGAGGACCAGGCGCCGGCTGGTCCCTAATGTAGGCGGTCTCAGCGTCCACCCGGATGACCATCGCCGGGGCATCGGTGCTGCGTTGACGCTTACACGGCTTGAATGGATCTGGCGTCAGGCCGGGCAGGCCTTCTACATCGCCAATCTGCGCAATACAGCATCCCGGGACCTGCACCCGGCGCTGGGTTTTACGGAGCTCACCCGGGCTGCAACTTTGCATGGACTGCAATTCGACGGGGGAGTAGGCGTGCTGTTCCGGGCTTCGCGCTCGGAAGCATCCACCGGGATGCCAGCGCTATCTGCGTAA
- the zapE gene encoding cell division protein ZapE translates to MVLDTEQLAALDALANSTLWALGQGHRQDPAGRHLYLWGPPGRGKTWLLGAYFDALPTERKKRMHFHEFFRELHARARDASRAALERLDAGPPSAGPGVIPATGAARAETRSSAIATAIDSLLGDLDVICFDEFHCNDPGDAMLLSRTLKRIFEHRILLVTTSNYSPDQLLPDEYFHHLIEPTIDLINTQMSVLQVAGGTDYRTLAKASDERSGYATGSIIPAGDTGRMIELGLEIPASHEAVTIKPTTKPIAAKRAADGRFWASFEELCEGPTATLDYLAMVEDYTHWVIDGVPAGDAMSPFGLRRFGNVIDVLYDKDLRLDLVVDGELEPALTLLPPADAARLRSRLAALASRLPSVGR, encoded by the coding sequence ATGGTCCTTGACACCGAACAGCTGGCAGCGCTTGACGCGTTGGCAAATTCAACGCTGTGGGCACTGGGGCAGGGGCACCGCCAGGATCCGGCAGGACGCCACTTGTATCTGTGGGGCCCTCCGGGACGCGGTAAGACCTGGCTGCTCGGCGCCTATTTCGACGCGCTTCCCACGGAACGCAAGAAGCGGATGCACTTCCACGAGTTCTTCCGTGAACTGCACGCCCGAGCCCGTGATGCATCGCGTGCCGCGCTGGAACGGCTCGATGCAGGGCCCCCCTCCGCCGGACCGGGCGTAATCCCGGCCACTGGGGCAGCACGTGCTGAAACCCGCAGCAGCGCCATCGCTACGGCCATCGACTCGCTGCTGGGCGATCTCGACGTGATCTGTTTCGATGAGTTCCACTGCAATGACCCCGGTGATGCCATGCTGCTCTCGCGCACGCTCAAGCGCATCTTTGAGCACCGCATCCTACTGGTCACCACCTCCAACTACTCTCCTGATCAGCTCTTGCCCGACGAATACTTCCACCACCTGATCGAACCGACGATCGATCTGATCAATACCCAAATGAGCGTGCTGCAGGTGGCCGGGGGCACGGACTACCGGACCCTGGCCAAGGCCTCGGATGAACGCAGCGGTTACGCAACGGGCAGCATCATTCCTGCGGGAGACACCGGTCGGATGATCGAATTGGGGCTGGAAATTCCAGCCAGCCACGAGGCCGTGACCATCAAGCCCACCACGAAACCGATAGCGGCCAAGCGTGCGGCTGATGGCCGGTTCTGGGCCTCCTTCGAAGAGTTGTGCGAGGGACCCACGGCCACGCTGGACTACCTTGCCATGGTCGAGGACTACACGCATTGGGTCATCGACGGCGTTCCGGCCGGAGACGCGATGAGCCCGTTCGGGTTGCGCCGCTTCGGCAACGTCATCGACGTGCTCTACGACAAGGACCTGCGCCTGGACCTGGTGGTGGATGGCGAGCTCGAGCCGGCTCTGACCCTGCTGCCACCCGCCGACGCCGCAAGGCTGAGAAGCCGTCTGGCGGCACTGGCGTCCAGGCTGCCGAGCGTCGGTCGCTGA
- a CDS encoding peptide deformylase produces the protein MMSDDTYSADRLVEIAATFVESHAAGTLPPIVQLGHPVLRMRGLDYTGQLGDALLSDLLDTMRAVMHDAPGVGLAAPQLGLPLRLAVLEDIYATVSAVAETRERSAMEYFAAVNPSYSAAGTRTASFFEGCLSFDGYQAVVTRPADILGTYTTPQGVFVEREFSGWQARIFQHETDHLGGVVYIDKAETRSLCANSEYHRWADPGIERAAAVLGF, from the coding sequence ATGATGTCCGATGACACGTATTCCGCCGACCGGTTAGTGGAAATCGCCGCCACGTTCGTGGAATCCCACGCGGCCGGGACGCTTCCGCCGATCGTACAGCTGGGCCACCCGGTACTGCGAATGCGGGGGCTTGACTACACTGGACAACTGGGCGACGCACTGCTTTCGGACTTGCTGGACACCATGCGGGCCGTCATGCATGATGCCCCCGGGGTCGGCCTTGCTGCTCCGCAGCTGGGCCTTCCGCTGCGCCTAGCCGTGCTGGAGGACATCTACGCTACGGTTTCGGCCGTTGCCGAGACCCGTGAACGATCGGCGATGGAGTACTTCGCGGCGGTCAATCCCAGTTATTCGGCCGCCGGCACCCGAACGGCCTCGTTCTTCGAGGGCTGCCTGTCCTTCGACGGCTACCAGGCCGTTGTCACACGGCCAGCGGACATCCTGGGGACCTACACGACCCCGCAGGGCGTGTTCGTGGAACGGGAATTCTCCGGCTGGCAGGCGCGCATCTTCCAGCACGAGACCGACCACCTCGGCGGCGTAGTCTACATCGACAAGGCAGAGACCCGCAGCCTGTGCGCCAATTCCGAGTATCATCGCTGGGCAGATCCCGGCATCGAACGGGCCGCCGCTGTCCTGGGCTTCTAG
- a CDS encoding SRPBCC family protein yields the protein MKFTLEVLVDAPLDHVLALLADPEHSKQWQPEIQDIQWLSGTPGAAGSTCRYHLRLPNGRNVTADETFIRRDPDGTEESVGVTNGIECRMLGRPLPTPDGRVCWIVEHDLRMHPIRAAVAFFFSPLVRRQSQTQFDRFAAWAELTHKDRSGV from the coding sequence GTGAAGTTCACCTTGGAAGTCCTCGTCGATGCGCCGCTGGACCATGTGCTGGCCCTGCTGGCCGATCCCGAGCACTCGAAGCAGTGGCAGCCGGAGATCCAGGACATCCAGTGGCTCTCCGGGACCCCGGGCGCCGCCGGGTCCACGTGCAGGTATCACCTCCGGCTTCCCAACGGCAGAAACGTCACCGCCGATGAGACCTTCATCCGCAGGGACCCCGACGGGACGGAGGAATCGGTGGGTGTCACCAACGGGATCGAATGCCGGATGCTCGGCCGCCCGCTACCGACCCCTGACGGGCGGGTCTGCTGGATAGTCGAGCATGATCTACGCATGCATCCGATCCGTGCCGCCGTGGCCTTCTTCTTCAGTCCGCTGGTGCGCCGCCAATCTCAGACACAGTTCGACCGTTTCGCCGCCTGGGCCGAACTGACCCACAAGGACCGGTCCGGCGTCTAG
- a CDS encoding S9 family peptidase encodes MKPAQLELMTTVSVPTISPDGRHAVVATSRASFDSDGYVGQLWMLHLDGGAEPRRLTRGTSDSAPRYSPDGSLIAFLRADAKGRPQVAITRAGGGEPQLLTNRKLGVGSFVWSPDGTRIAFTSRTPEPGRYGTVEGVDAGAEDPRHITTLKYRGNGVGWIRDKVASIFVLDVPDPDGEPFITAVGRAAAAAKEAGGETPTGFPSARRLTGDDTDAGEPAFSPDGTQVYYTAAHHEGADTDLRSMIYRVPAAQLSDAEVPGELVLGSEHGQVAYGTPAFSGDGATLFVLGAEVGPDGTDFVARCTGVHAVPVAGLPTLDATLLTNTQDTDYGDVQSTLIASGSDSVLAFARVRGSGELHKVSAVGKTEVLSSGPRVITGAAEADGTIVVSYADSMSPGECGVLQDGALEPLTDFASALRAGTRIVAGRELTVASGDGYPVHGWVFLPEEPGPHPVLLNIHGGPFSQYGWDYFDEAQVYAAAGYAVLQCNPRGSASYGREHGLAIKGAMGTVDLDDVLAFFEGAVAAEPRLDATRAGVLGGSYGGYLTAWTIANDHRFTAAIVERGYLDPFSFIGSSDIGWFFSEAYTGTDEVAVREQSPFAKLHQVKTPTLVMHSEEDYRCPLEQAQRYYVGLKRAGVDTEMLLFPGENHELSRSGTPWHRKARFEAILDWWERYLPVAGDAAPADA; translated from the coding sequence GTGAAACCAGCGCAGCTTGAACTCATGACCACTGTATCCGTGCCCACGATCAGCCCGGACGGTCGCCATGCCGTCGTGGCAACATCGCGGGCCAGCTTCGACTCCGACGGCTATGTCGGACAGCTCTGGATGCTCCACCTCGACGGCGGGGCCGAACCCCGCCGCCTGACCCGCGGCACCTCCGATAGCGCCCCGCGCTACTCGCCGGACGGTTCGCTGATCGCTTTCCTGCGCGCCGATGCCAAGGGCCGCCCGCAGGTGGCGATCACCCGGGCCGGGGGAGGCGAGCCGCAGCTGCTCACCAACCGCAAGCTCGGTGTCGGCTCCTTCGTATGGTCGCCCGACGGCACCCGGATCGCCTTCACCTCCCGCACGCCCGAACCGGGCAGGTACGGCACCGTCGAGGGAGTCGACGCTGGCGCCGAGGACCCGCGGCACATCACCACGCTCAAGTACCGCGGCAACGGGGTCGGCTGGATCCGCGATAAGGTGGCCTCGATCTTCGTGCTCGATGTCCCGGATCCCGACGGTGAACCCTTCATCACCGCGGTGGGTCGAGCCGCTGCTGCGGCTAAGGAAGCCGGGGGCGAAACGCCCACCGGATTCCCCTCCGCCCGCCGACTCACTGGCGACGATACGGATGCCGGTGAGCCGGCATTCAGTCCCGACGGCACACAGGTCTACTACACGGCGGCCCACCACGAGGGAGCCGACACCGACCTGCGCTCGATGATCTACCGCGTCCCGGCAGCACAGCTATCGGATGCCGAGGTTCCGGGTGAACTGGTGCTTGGCTCCGAACACGGACAGGTCGCGTACGGCACCCCGGCCTTCTCCGGCGACGGGGCGACTCTGTTTGTTCTGGGTGCCGAGGTGGGGCCGGACGGAACGGATTTCGTGGCTCGCTGCACCGGCGTCCATGCGGTGCCGGTGGCCGGGCTTCCGACCCTCGACGCAACACTACTGACCAACACCCAGGACACCGACTACGGGGACGTTCAGTCGACACTGATCGCGTCGGGCTCCGACTCGGTGCTGGCCTTCGCCCGCGTCCGCGGCTCCGGCGAACTGCACAAGGTCAGCGCCGTCGGAAAAACCGAGGTGCTCTCCTCCGGCCCGCGTGTCATCACCGGTGCCGCCGAGGCCGATGGAACCATCGTGGTTTCCTACGCCGATTCCATGAGCCCGGGGGAGTGTGGCGTGCTGCAGGACGGCGCACTTGAGCCACTGACCGATTTCGCCTCGGCTCTGCGGGCCGGTACCCGCATCGTTGCGGGACGCGAGCTCACCGTCGCATCCGGAGATGGCTACCCGGTCCACGGCTGGGTCTTCCTGCCTGAGGAGCCCGGTCCGCACCCGGTGCTGCTGAACATCCACGGCGGTCCGTTCTCCCAATACGGCTGGGACTATTTCGACGAGGCCCAGGTCTATGCGGCGGCCGGCTATGCAGTGCTCCAATGCAACCCGCGCGGGTCAGCCAGCTACGGGCGTGAACACGGTCTGGCCATCAAGGGTGCCATGGGCACGGTGGACCTGGATGACGTGCTCGCGTTCTTCGAGGGCGCAGTGGCGGCCGAACCGAGACTCGATGCCACCAGGGCCGGAGTGCTCGGCGGATCCTACGGCGGCTACCTCACTGCTTGGACCATCGCCAACGACCACCGCTTCACCGCGGCCATCGTCGAACGCGGCTACCTTGACCCGTTCTCCTTCATCGGGTCCTCTGATATCGGCTGGTTCTTCTCCGAGGCCTACACCGGGACCGACGAGGTCGCGGTCCGTGAGCAGAGCCCGTTCGCGAAGCTGCACCAGGTCAAAACCCCCACCCTGGTCATGCATTCGGAGGAGGACTACCGCTGCCCGCTCGAGCAGGCCCAGCGCTACTACGTCGGGCTCAAACGCGCCGGGGTGGACACCGAGATGCTGCTCTTCCCGGGGGAGAACCACGAACTCTCGCGCTCGGGAACGCCCTGGCACCGCAAAGCACGCTTCGAGGCAATCCTGGACTGGTGGGAGCGGTACCTGCCGGTGGCCGGGGACGCCGCCCCGGCCGATGCCTGA
- a CDS encoding putative RNA methyltransferase codes for MNEIFRDAHDLLCPVCGSDLSLASRTLSCPEGHRFDAAKQGYFNLLTGRGTVFREDTADMVASRAAFLEAGHYEPLAAAIVRLAYGSTQTDARTKPLSVIDAGAGTGYYLDRVLRSSPTGSHAVALDISKFAMRRAAKVEHALALVWDLWRPLPLAAGCADVLLNVFAPRNGTEFARVLRPGGVAIVVTPLPGHLGEAAKALGLLGIAEHKAQSVTQAMGDAFTESAREEVTFPMSLGSDQAMALALMGPAGHHLDAEGLRASLETTGIPSVITAAFRIQVFLRS; via the coding sequence GTGAACGAAATCTTCCGGGACGCCCACGACCTGCTCTGCCCGGTCTGCGGTAGCGACCTGAGCCTGGCCTCGCGCACCCTCTCCTGCCCCGAGGGCCACCGCTTCGATGCGGCCAAGCAAGGCTATTTCAACCTGCTCACCGGTAGGGGCACGGTCTTCCGCGAGGACACGGCCGATATGGTCGCCTCCCGGGCCGCATTCCTGGAGGCCGGACACTACGAACCACTGGCGGCAGCCATCGTGCGTCTGGCATACGGATCCACGCAAACGGATGCCCGCACTAAACCCCTTTCCGTCATCGATGCGGGCGCCGGCACCGGGTATTACCTGGACCGGGTCCTGCGCTCATCACCGACGGGTTCCCACGCCGTGGCGCTGGACATCTCCAAGTTCGCCATGCGCCGCGCAGCCAAGGTGGAGCACGCGCTCGCCCTGGTCTGGGACCTGTGGCGCCCGCTGCCATTGGCCGCTGGCTGCGCAGACGTGCTCTTGAACGTCTTCGCGCCACGCAATGGAACCGAATTCGCTCGGGTGCTGCGCCCGGGCGGCGTGGCCATCGTGGTGACGCCGCTGCCCGGGCATCTGGGCGAGGCCGCCAAGGCGCTTGGCCTGCTGGGCATCGCCGAACACAAGGCGCAGTCGGTGACCCAGGCCATGGGCGACGCGTTCACCGAGTCGGCCCGCGAGGAAGTCACGTTCCCGATGAGCCTCGGCTCAGATCAAGCAATGGCCTTGGCGTTGATGGGGCCAGCCGGGCACCACTTGGATGCCGAAGGCCTGCGGGCCTCGCTCGAAACCACGGGCATTCCATCGGTGATCACCGCCGCCTTCAGGATCCAGGTCTTCCTCCGGTCATAG